From the genome of Arachis ipaensis cultivar K30076 unplaced genomic scaffold, Araip1.1 Aipa1096, whole genome shotgun sequence, one region includes:
- the LOC107624630 gene encoding uncharacterized protein LOC107624630: MVKNLKNKHRLDLLDLIETKREIVTRYDVARIWGQDGAGWEYVGSEGAAGGLLLIWDESVFKLNNCYKGKRWLCVEGVLVKCSFNCAFFLVYGAHDRDAKLQVWEELSYIAGLCQVPGCYMRDFNEIVHMKERQGTGVLPRSAKEFKAWIQDMDLMDLPLTNRMFAWFRGRSCSRIDRALVNLEWLEEFLETRVQGGPRRLSDHCPIIVEDKKLRGGPRPFRSLDSWFTHEGFLRMVKEEWRVLGEI; encoded by the coding sequence ATGGTGAAGAACCTTAAGAATAAACATAGATTAGATCTGTTGGACTTGATTGAGACTAAAAGGGAGATAGTGACGAGATATGATGTGGCAAGAATATGGGGGCAAGATGGTGCGGGATGGGAATATGTAGGCTCTGAAGGTGCAGCAGGTGGACTTTTATTAATATGGGATGAATCAGTGTTTAAATTGAATAACTGCTATAAGGGGAAGAGATGGTTGTGTGTTGAAGGGGTCCTGGTAAAGTGTAGTTTCAACTGTGCATTTTTCTTGGTCTATGGTGCACATGACAGGGATGCGAAGTTGCAGGTGTGGGAAGAGCTGAGCTATATAGCTGGGTTATGTCAGGTGCCTGGTTGTTATATGAGAGATTTTAATGAAATAGTACATATGAAAGAACGACAAGGTACTGGTGTTTTACCTCGGTCTGCGAAAGAATTCAAGGCTTGGATACAAGATATGGACTTAATGGATTTGCCGCTCACTAATCGTATGTTCGCATGGTTTAGGGGACGTTCTTGTAGTCGTATTGATAGAGCTCTGGTTAACCTAGAGTGGTTAGAGGAGTTTCTGGAGACTCGTGTACAAGGTGGACCAAGGAGATTGTCAGATCATTGTCCTATTATAGTAGAAGACAAAAAACTGAGGGGAGGTCCAAGGCCTTTCAGAAGCTTAGATTCCTGGTTTACACATGAAGGCTTCCTCAGAATGGTGAAGGAGGAGTGGAgagttttgggagagatttag